One uncultured Draconibacterium sp. genomic window, CACATTGTATAAATGCTCTTTAGGACCGGCATGTTCCAAACCAGGGAACAAGTTCGTCATTTCTGCATTTCGGTTTTCATATTCCGATAACTCCTCATCCATTTGCAGGTTTTCCAGCTGAATTTGCTCTTCAAACAGCGAACGATATACAATCGCGCCAATTCCTGCTTCTTCAATTTGTTTAATTACATCGGGTTTTGAAACCAGGTTACTTGCTCCAAGAATAAGTGGGTTTTTTAACTTAATTCCCATGTAGGTTGTTGATAGATCTGCCATAATTATAGTTTTTTAGTGATTTTACTTCTTTGTTTTTTAACAGTAACTGAAAATACAAATAATTTGTTCAATAACGAAGTTAAATTTTATTGATGAAAGATAGATAAAAGTATGTTAGAAGCGCGAAGTCAGAAGTTGGAAGTTTTTGTCGGACTGAGACCTTACTTGAAATACTCTTTTCAGAAGCCATCGCTTCTGCAGAGCGAGACCGAAACAGGGGATATCTGCAAGTCACTTCACACTCTTTACAAAAAACAAAAAAACCACCTGCCTAACGACAGATGGTTTTCAATATGATTTCTAAAAACTCGATTAGAATAACAAACTTAATGTTACGGTTAAACCGGCCATTACAACCGAAACCATAGTCATTAATTTAATCAGGATATTTAATGATGGGCCCGATGTATCTTTAAACGGATCACCAACGGTATCACCAACAACAGCAGCATGGTGTGCTTCGCTACCTTTACCTCCGTAGTTTCCTTTTTCTACAAATTTCTTTGCATTATCCCAGGCACCACCGGCATTGTTCATGAAAACAGCAAGAGTAAAACCAGCAGTTAAACCACCAGCCAATAGACCGATAACACCGGCAACTCCCATTGTTGCACCTACAACGATAGGAACAATAATAGCAACCAATGAAGGAAGTAACATTTCACGCTGAGCTCCTTTTGTTGAGATCTCAACACATTTTGCATATTCAGGAGTAGCTGTTCCTTCAAGGATTCCTTTAATTTCGCGGAACTGACGACGTACTTCATCAACCATTGCACCGGCAGCACGTCCAACAGCTTTCATTGTCATTGCACTGAAAAGGAAGGCCATCATTGAACCTAAAAACAAACCACCTAAAAACAACGGATTAAACAGCGTTATGTCGTACGAAGCTGCCAGATCTTTAACCGATGCGGTAGAAATTTTCACCACTTTCATACCATCGTGAGCAGCCGGAGCCACATCGTTATAAAAGATATATTCTCCTTTGGTGATAAAACCTTCACCTGCTTTTGCAATTTTACCAAACCACAAACGAACTTCTTCCATATAAGCAGAAATAAGTGCCATTGCAGTTAAAGCAGCCGAACCAATTGCAAAACCTTTACCGGTAGCAGCTGTAGTATTTCCTAACATATCCAAAGCATCAGTACGTTCACGTACTTCCGGTGGTAGTTCTGCCATTTCAGCGTTACCACCTGCATTATCAGCAATCGGACCAAAAGCATCGGTTGCCAAAGTAATACCTAAAGTAGAAAGCATACCAACGGCGGCAAATCCAATACCGTAAACTCCCATTGCAAAATGAGTTGCACCACCGGCAGCCCAGAAAGAACCCATAATTCCAAGAACAATTGTTACAACCGGAATCCAGGTAGAGTACATTCCAACAGCCAAACCATCGATGATAGTTGTTGCCGGTCCTTGTTGTGCTTGTTCCGCAATACCTTTGGTTGGTTTGTATTCATCAGAAGTATAATACTCTGTTGCCTGACCAATAATTACGCCGGCAGATAAACCAATAATTACAGCCCAAAATACACCCCAGGTTACCCATCCAAAATAAGCCATTCCTGCCATAGCAATCAGAATAAGAAGTGAACTTCCTCCTGTTCCAATTAACAATGCATTTAATAAATTTTTCTGAGTTGCTGATTCTTTTGTGCGAACCATAAAAATACCAACAATTGAAAGTATGATTCCAATTGCCGCCACAATCATTGGAGCAGTAACCGCTTTAATAGGATCAATATTTAAATCGCTTAAAACAATTGCTGGAAGAGCAGCCCCCAAAGCAGCAGTTGCCAAAATAGAACCGGCATACGATTCGTAAAGGTCAGCTCCCATACCTGCTACGTCACCTACGTTATCACCTACGTTATCAGCAATAGTTGCCGGGTTACGCGGATCATCTTCAGGAATACCAGCTTCAACTTTACCAACAAGGTCGGCACCAACATCAGCTGCTTTTGTATAAATACCACCACCAACACGAGCGAACAAGGCCTGAGTAGAAGCACCCATTCCGAATGTTAACATGGTAGTTGTAATTTCAATTAATTTTTGAGAATCAGTAGTACCCGGATGAACAAAGCTAAGGCCTGCAAAATGCAATCCGTTTAACATATGCTCAGGAGTAAAAATAACTTCTGTTAGTAATAAATACCAGGCTGCAATGTCGAGTAATGCAAAGCCTACAACAACCAATCCCATTACTGCACCACTACGAAAAGCTACCTGTAACCCTTTGTTCAAAGATTTAGAAGCTCCGTGTGCTGTACGTGCAGAAGCAAAAGTTGCGGTTTTCATTCCCAGGAATCCACAAAGGCCTGAAAAGAAACCACCGGTAAGAAAGGCAATAGGTACAAATGGATTTTGTACGCCAAAATAAGCCATAATTGCAAGCAGAACGAAAAGAATAACAAATACAATTCCAACTACTTTGTACTGCCGTTTAAGATAAGCCATTGCACCTTCACGTACGTATTGGGCAATTTCTTTCATTCGGTCAGTACCTTCCGAATTCTTCATCATCGATTTGAAGAAAAACCAGGCAAACACCAATGCCAGAATAGAGGCAAATGGCACTATTAAGAAAATGTTGCTCATAAGATGATAATTTTTAATGCAACCACAGAATTTCTGCGATTACGGTTTAGATATTAAATGTTGATAATCTCTTTTCCAATTTGGTTTTGTTTAGCTTTCGAATTAAAAATTCTTTGCAATAGACAAAGATAATTTTATTGTTGAATTACGAATTCTCCAGAAACCTATTTGACAACACCTTGAAAATTTTTTAACAATAAAACAACCGCCGGATAACGATTTAACACAACCTGAAAAGAATATGTAACAATAAACAACTGCCGCGACATCTAAACTTACGATTTAATACACATAAACTAAAAACAGCTACAAACAAGTGGTAAAATTTATGCCGGCATTATTTAGCCAATTGCAATTTTCACATTACTATATCATCAATTCAAACATTTAAATGTGGCAGTTGTTAAACCACTTTAGCCCATTTAACAACCTTTACAATTGAAATAAAATCAATTTTATGTCGGCAATTTTGAATCAGAAAGATACAATGCTTTACCGAAGGTTCGGGAAAACAGAAAAAAAACTGAGCGCAATTACACTTGGAGGAATGCGCTTTGTACATGGGTGGGACGAACCACGCGATGTAATTCCAAACGACACTTTCAGGCAATGTTTAAGTACAATAAAAATGGCTTTTGATGCGGGAATTAACCACATTGAAACAGCATGGGGCTATGGTAAAAGCGAAAATGTATACGGAACAGTTTTAAACGAAGAACTTTCTATACCGCGTAATTCGTACCATTTAATGACAAAAGGAAATGCCTTAACCGCCAGCGAGATGTACGATAAAGTTGAGAAACAACTGCGCGCCTTGCAAACCGATTATTTTGATTTTTACGGCTGGCATGGAATTAACAACGATGAACTTTTACAACAAAGTTGCAAAACAGGAGGTTCGGTTGAGGCTTTGTTAAAGTTAAAAGAAGAAGGCATAATCAAACACGTTGGATTTAGTACACACGGACCACTCCACACCATTACAAAAGCAATTGAAACCGATCTTTTTGACTTTGTTAATTTGCATTATTATTATTTCGACCAAAGAAATTTGCCGGCGGTTGAAGCTGCACAACAAAAAGACATGGGTGTTTTTATTATTTCGCCAAACGATAAAGGAGGCCAGCTTTTTAAGGCACCGCAGAAAGTAAGAAATGCAACGGCACCGCTTACTCCAATTCAATGGAATGCCCGTTTTTGTTTGCAAAACGAAGCCATACACACCTTGTCATTCGGAATTACCGAACCGGAACACTTTGAGGAAATGAGAGGTATTTTCCCTCTCCAGAACAATTGGCAGGCAGAAAACCGGGCGATTCAACAAAAGCTCGACGCATTTATTCACGACGATCTGTTTGCCCATTACGACGGCTACAATATGATAAACGATCCATCGGGAATTAATATTCCGCAAGTACTTCGTTTACGTAAACTATGGAAATGTTACGACATGGAAGATTTTGCCAAATACCGCTACAAAATCTTTCAGCAAAAAGACCACTGGTTTCCGGGAGTTTATGCTTTCGATTCGCACATTGCAAAAATTGACACTTCTAAAATACCCACGGAAATTCCACTTCAGGAAATGTTGCGTGAAACGCACAAGAAATTATATGTACCGGAGTTTAAACTTGCTAATAAGTAGAAAAGTAAGCTGAAATTAAAAAGTTTCTTAATATCTTTCTGCTCAAATTATTAAACCTATAACTAAATAAACTTTACCATGGATTCAAAAAAATTATCCTTCGGAGTTGTACTTTTGTTGGCACTTGTTTGTGCGATGTCTGTTTCTGCACGCGATTATTATCAGATTAAAGTGTACACCATTAAAGATCAGGCACAGGAAACCAGTATCGACAACTATTTAAAAGATGCTTATTTGCCGGCGTTACACAAAGCAGGAATAAAAAAAGTGGGTGTTTTTAAACCCGCTGCCGATGATCCGGCTGCAGGAACAAAAGTGTTTGTTTTTATTCCTTTAAAACAATTAAATCAGATTGAAAAAATTGAATCGCAGCTGGCTGCCGACAAAGAATACCAGGTCGCAGGGAGCGGTTACATCAATGCCAAACACGACAATCCGGCCTACGAACGAATCGAATCGGTTTTATTAAAAGCGTTTGATAAAATGCCCGAGTTTTACTGTCCTAAATTTGACACACCTAAGTCGGAGCAAATTTTTGAGTTAAGAAGTTACCACAGCGCTACTGAAAAAATTTACCGCAAAAAAGTTGAAATGTTTAACGAAGGCGGCGAAACAGAAATATTTAGCAAAATTGGTGCGAATGCCATATTTTATGGAGAAGTAATTTCGGGTGTATCGATGCCAAATTTAATGTACATGACTTCGTATGAAAGTAAAAAATCGAACGAAGAGCACTGGAAAGCATTCACACAACATCCCGACTGGTTAGAGCTTAAAGAAAAAGAGGAGTATAAAAACACGGTTTCTCACATCGACAAATGGCTGTGTCACCCAACCGATTATTCTGATATTTAAATCATTAAACAACAACTGTATTTTATAAAATTAATTCAGGTAGCCGCAACATTTTTAAATTGCTTGTTGTTATTTGAATTAATTTTACATTTGCAGTATGTTATATCATAAAACATTTCTACATAAAACGTCTGACACATGGGTAGTATTTATTCATGGTGCGGGTGGTAGCAATGTGGTATGGTTTAAACAACTTCGCGAATTTAAAAAACAGTTTAACGTACTTTTAGTTGATTTGCGCGGTCACGGTAAATCGAAAAAAGAATACACAAAAGCCGAAATTTACAAATTCGACGAAATCGCTTTGGATGTTATTCATACCATGGATCATCTGAAAATAAAAAAAGCGCATTTTGTTGGAATATCGCTGGGTTGCATTGTTATTCGCGCTATGGACAAACTGGCTCCGGGACGTGCCGAATCGATTATACTTGGCGGTGCTGTAATTCAGTTTAATTCAAGAATGAACACCTTGGTTTCTACTGCAAAACTGCTACAATCTATTCTGCCTTACATGTGGTTGTACAAAATAAATGCATGGATTCTGATTCCGTACAAAAAAGATGTGGCTTCGCGTAAACTATTTATCAGGGAAGCCATTCGTTTAGGCGACCGAGAGTTTAAAAAATGGCTTCGTATGTCAACGGAAATAAAGGGTCAATTGCAGGATTACCTAAAACAGGAAGCTTCGGCGCCTGTACTTTATTTAATGGGCGACCGCGATCATATGTTTTTACCCATGGTTACGAATCTTGTAAAACAACATTTCAACTCCAAACTGGAAATTATCCGCAACAGTGGTCATGTTTGTAATCTCGATCAGCCCGATGTTTTTAACGAAAGATCGATTCAATTTATTAAAAGCATTTCAGGCTAGTTACTTATTTAATCTTATTTTAAATTTCAATCCCCTTTAACTTTCTTCGCAAATTTTAAATACTTTGCGCGCCCAACTTTCTACTTAACATTTTTTAAATTTTACCAAGTAGGGTTCTTAACCGTATTTCGGTAATTATGATAAAACCAACAATTGGTTTGTATAAGTATTGGTATGATTCTGAAGAAAAAAATAGTTTTCCTGATGCTAATTTGACTGCTTTCGATGGCTGTGCATGCCGGCAGTAAAGGCTGTGAAATAAGTCTGCTTGTGCAAAACCAAAAGGAAAGTTACACCGAAAACGATACAATAACTGTTTTGGTAAAAGTGCTTTTCGATCAGGATTTTTGCGACGACGCAGGCAAAGCCACCAAAATATTCAGCAAAGGATTAAAAATTGAAAAACGCTCGGTCTGGAAAAAGTTATCAGAAAATTCGGTAGGGCAAAAGTTGGTTTTAACTGTATTAAAAGATTATAAAAAAGGAACAATTACTGCCTATCGCAAAACAGAACATTACAACTGTTTTAAACAACTTGATTTTAAGTTTGGCCTGTAATTATAAGAAAAAGAGAAAGCTGGTGGGAAAGATTAAAAAAAATAAAGACGGGATTTACAAAACAGTTATCTATTTTACCTTGATTCTGTTGCTGGCTGATTTTGTTTATAAAACCTATTTCGGAATTACTTACCACACGCGCGAAAAATGCATTCTATATGCCAACTTGCCGCGTTGGTTGTTTTTGGTTTACGAGTTTACAGTCGACTTATTTATGACCGTAATTATCGGAATTTTTGTGGGAACCTTGTTGCAAAAAAACTTCACAAAGTACAAGCGATTATATCCTCACAATCAGCTAACTGCATTTTTGTATGCTTCTGTAATCCCGGTGTGTTCGTGCTCGGCCATACCAATGATTGGCGCCATGCAGGGCCAGTTACGGCTGCGTTCTATTATTACTTTTATAGTTGCTGCTCCCCTATTAAATCCATTTATTGTTGCGCTTTCGTTCACCGTTTTAGGAACCGAATACGCCATTCTCCGGATTGTTTCATCGATGGTACTGGCAATAGCCACCGGCATTTTTGCCGAATGGGTATCACCCAAGGCAGCTATTTCCGATCCTGAAAAACTTTTAAGCTGTACAAGCAACTCAACTTGCACCGTTCCCGGTAAAACCGTTTATTCCGAAACATTCCGGATTTTTAAACAACTGGTGCCTTATTTAATGATTGCCGGAGCGTTTAGTTTGTTCTTCGAATTTTTCCAGCCCGCCATACTTCTCGAAAAACTGCAAATAAAAGAAGGGCCGCTGAGTTCGGCATTGTTTATACTAATTGGTATGCCCATTTACTTTTGCAATGGTGCCGACATTTTATTTTTACAGCCACTGGTAAATTACGGCGGATTATCAATGGGATCTTCAATCGCCTTTTCGCTCACTTCAACGGCAATTTGCATTTCGTCGTTTATGATGTTGCTTAAATATCTTGGAAAAAAATTAACAATACAAATTTCACTTTTTATAATGGCAACCATTTTTATAATGAGCCAATTAATCGGAATCTTTAATATTTAGCTTATATGAAGTATTTAATAACTGCGCTATTCTTTGTTTCTGTTTTACTGCTAAATCATCAGGTACAGGCATGCGAAATTGAATTCACCATTTTGGGAGACGAAAAACAGGAAAGTTTTAAGGCGGGCGATGAAATTATTGTTCAGGTAGATATTGTTTTTACACATCGCGTTTGTCCTGAAGGCATCGAAAACACAAAATTCAAATACGAAGGAGTGAAAGTGTTGGGCGCCACAAAATGGAAAGAAACCGCAAACGGCAAATTCGAGCGTAAATTAAAACTTCAGGTTTTGGAAGGCGAAGAAAAGGAGCTGATTTTGGAAGCCATTCGAAAGTGCGACAAAGAGGGCGGGTACGCCAAACTCAGTATTAAAAGAGCAAGTGTGGCGTAAATGAAACATCTAAAAAACAAAATAGGGACATTTCTCATCTTTGCCGTTTTTTCAAATTTGTTTAATTTGGGAATACACACAAACTCGTTTGCCCGCATGCAGGAAGACGAAGTTTTTGAAGAATTTACCGATGATTATAAACCGGGAGAAATCAGTAGTTGTACCGGCTGCTCGGAAGTAGAAAGCTGTGAAAGCGGAAGTGGAACCACTGCCCCGCCCTGGTTAAAATATGGTTTTTTATTTTTAATTGCCGCCGCCGGTGCTGCTTATCTCACAAAAAAATTTAACTGGAAAATTGCCACTTTGTTACTGGCCCTTGTTGCTTTGGGTTTTATTCCGAAAAAGGAAAACTGTGCGGCCTATAGTTGCAATACCGAAAAAGTGTATGTTACCGATGCTAAATCACCTAATTTAGGTGATGAGGATGAATTTGAAACGATAAATGAAACGGAGGAAGAGGAATTTGAGACATTTTCCGATGCAGAGGAATTTGAAACCTTCAGCGATTCAGAAGATGAATTTGATGATTTTTCGGAAACTACTTTAACAGAAAAAGCTGATAGTTCTGTTTCGTTTTGGAGCGACCGTAATTTTATCATTTCCATAATTGTATTAAGCCTTACCTTACTTGCCGGAATATTGGTTCGCTTTAAAACCACCCGTAAATTAAAAACATTCATGTTGCTGGGAACCCTTGTTTATCTTGGTTTTATAAGTGGTGCCTGCCCGTGTATGATTTCAAGTTTTCAAAATGTAGTGCTTTATATTATTGGAGCAGAGGTAAAACCAATTAAAATGTTGTGGTTTTTGGGATTAATTCCACTTACTTATTTCTTCGGGAAAGTGTGGTGTGGCTGGGTATGTCACCTGGGCGCTTTGCAAGAATTCATTTTTCGCCCCGGACTTTTAAATGTGCTTCAAACCCGCAAATCGCAACTCGTTCTGAAATGGATACGAATTGCAACCTTGGTTATTTTACTGGTTCAGATTATAACAACACGGACAAACATTTTTATCCATTACGATCCATTTAAAGTTGCCTTCAATTTATTTTCGGCAAATGTACTGGGTTATGTTTTGGTAACAATTATGCTGATTTCGTCGGTGTTAATTTACCGCCCTTTTTGCAGGGCATTTTGCCCGGTTGGATTAATACTGGGGTGGGTATCTCGCATTCCGGGAGCAAGCAAATTAAATAAAAACGAAAGTTGTATCGACTGTAAAAGCTGTAGTAACACGTGCCGGCACAATGCAATGACTTACGAGAATAAAAAGAGTTCACTCGATAACGAAGACTGTATTTTGTGCGGCGACTGTTTAGACAGCTGCAAATTTTCTTCACTCGAAATAAAAGGAATAATTAAATGACAAAATCACTTTTAACGATATTAATTATTGTGGTAGCCCTGGCTGCCCGGGCACAATGGGAATGCCCGAGTAAACTGGCTGCCCATCTCGATCCGGTTTTTGAAAGTCCGGTTTTGGTTGGTTTCGAAACACAACTTTCATCCGGAATTTTGGATGGCAATTCAATTAACACGGCCATGGGATTTGCAGGAATTGATTTTACCACACAAAATCATTCATTTTATTTCGAAGGTGGTATTAAAGGTTGGTGGAAATACGACCTGGACGACAAAACCTTATACGACCAGTACCGGCTGGGATTACGAGAAATGTTCTACCAATACCGTGGCGAACTAGGCAATTTTACACTGGGTTTACAAAGCTCAACTTTCGACGATGATTACCTGCTAAACGAACGGGTGGCCGGTGCAGGTTACAAACTTGACCTGGGACGGTGGAAACTAAGCGCTTACGGAGGAACTGTTACTAAAAACTTTGCCCGAAACGGAATTTTTTGTACAACAGGTTTTATTTACGACTTACCAACAGGGCAAAACCAGGTGCTTCTGGGAAACAGTTTGGGAGATAAAAACCTTGGCGGATTCACATTCACCTACTTT contains:
- a CDS encoding alpha/beta hydrolase, with product MLYHKTFLHKTSDTWVVFIHGAGGSNVVWFKQLREFKKQFNVLLVDLRGHGKSKKEYTKAEIYKFDEIALDVIHTMDHLKIKKAHFVGISLGCIVIRAMDKLAPGRAESIILGGAVIQFNSRMNTLVSTAKLLQSILPYMWLYKINAWILIPYKKDVASRKLFIREAIRLGDREFKKWLRMSTEIKGQLQDYLKQEASAPVLYLMGDRDHMFLPMVTNLVKQHFNSKLEIIRNSGHVCNLDQPDVFNERSIQFIKSISG
- a CDS encoding 4Fe-4S binding protein, with product MGIHTNSFARMQEDEVFEEFTDDYKPGEISSCTGCSEVESCESGSGTTAPPWLKYGFLFLIAAAGAAYLTKKFNWKIATLLLALVALGFIPKKENCAAYSCNTEKVYVTDAKSPNLGDEDEFETINETEEEEFETFSDAEEFETFSDSEDEFDDFSETTLTEKADSSVSFWSDRNFIISIIVLSLTLLAGILVRFKTTRKLKTFMLLGTLVYLGFISGACPCMISSFQNVVLYIIGAEVKPIKMLWFLGLIPLTYFFGKVWCGWVCHLGALQEFIFRPGLLNVLQTRKSQLVLKWIRIATLVILLVQIITTRTNIFIHYDPFKVAFNLFSANVLGYVLVTIMLISSVLIYRPFCRAFCPVGLILGWVSRIPGASKLNKNESCIDCKSCSNTCRHNAMTYENKKSSLDNEDCILCGDCLDSCKFSSLEIKGIIK
- a CDS encoding sodium-translocating pyrophosphatase — translated: MSNIFLIVPFASILALVFAWFFFKSMMKNSEGTDRMKEIAQYVREGAMAYLKRQYKVVGIVFVILFVLLAIMAYFGVQNPFVPIAFLTGGFFSGLCGFLGMKTATFASARTAHGASKSLNKGLQVAFRSGAVMGLVVVGFALLDIAAWYLLLTEVIFTPEHMLNGLHFAGLSFVHPGTTDSQKLIEITTTMLTFGMGASTQALFARVGGGIYTKAADVGADLVGKVEAGIPEDDPRNPATIADNVGDNVGDVAGMGADLYESYAGSILATAALGAALPAIVLSDLNIDPIKAVTAPMIVAAIGIILSIVGIFMVRTKESATQKNLLNALLIGTGGSSLLILIAMAGMAYFGWVTWGVFWAVIIGLSAGVIIGQATEYYTSDEYKPTKGIAEQAQQGPATTIIDGLAVGMYSTWIPVVTIVLGIMGSFWAAGGATHFAMGVYGIGFAAVGMLSTLGITLATDAFGPIADNAGGNAEMAELPPEVRERTDALDMLGNTTAATGKGFAIGSAALTAMALISAYMEEVRLWFGKIAKAGEGFITKGEYIFYNDVAPAAHDGMKVVKISTASVKDLAASYDITLFNPLFLGGLFLGSMMAFLFSAMTMKAVGRAAGAMVDEVRRQFREIKGILEGTATPEYAKCVEISTKGAQREMLLPSLVAIIVPIVVGATMGVAGVIGLLAGGLTAGFTLAVFMNNAGGAWDNAKKFVEKGNYGGKGSEAHHAAVVGDTVGDPFKDTSGPSLNILIKLMTMVSVVMAGLTVTLSLLF
- a CDS encoding NIPSNAP family protein, encoding MDSKKLSFGVVLLLALVCAMSVSARDYYQIKVYTIKDQAQETSIDNYLKDAYLPALHKAGIKKVGVFKPAADDPAAGTKVFVFIPLKQLNQIEKIESQLAADKEYQVAGSGYINAKHDNPAYERIESVLLKAFDKMPEFYCPKFDTPKSEQIFELRSYHSATEKIYRKKVEMFNEGGETEIFSKIGANAIFYGEVISGVSMPNLMYMTSYESKKSNEEHWKAFTQHPDWLELKEKEEYKNTVSHIDKWLCHPTDYSDI
- a CDS encoding aldo/keto reductase → MSAILNQKDTMLYRRFGKTEKKLSAITLGGMRFVHGWDEPRDVIPNDTFRQCLSTIKMAFDAGINHIETAWGYGKSENVYGTVLNEELSIPRNSYHLMTKGNALTASEMYDKVEKQLRALQTDYFDFYGWHGINNDELLQQSCKTGGSVEALLKLKEEGIIKHVGFSTHGPLHTITKAIETDLFDFVNLHYYYFDQRNLPAVEAAQQKDMGVFIISPNDKGGQLFKAPQKVRNATAPLTPIQWNARFCLQNEAIHTLSFGITEPEHFEEMRGIFPLQNNWQAENRAIQQKLDAFIHDDLFAHYDGYNMINDPSGINIPQVLRLRKLWKCYDMEDFAKYRYKIFQQKDHWFPGVYAFDSHIAKIDTSKIPTEIPLQEMLRETHKKLYVPEFKLANK
- a CDS encoding permease, encoding MGKIKKNKDGIYKTVIYFTLILLLADFVYKTYFGITYHTREKCILYANLPRWLFLVYEFTVDLFMTVIIGIFVGTLLQKNFTKYKRLYPHNQLTAFLYASVIPVCSCSAIPMIGAMQGQLRLRSIITFIVAAPLLNPFIVALSFTVLGTEYAILRIVSSMVLAIATGIFAEWVSPKAAISDPEKLLSCTSNSTCTVPGKTVYSETFRIFKQLVPYLMIAGAFSLFFEFFQPAILLEKLQIKEGPLSSALFILIGMPIYFCNGADILFLQPLVNYGGLSMGSSIAFSLTSTAICISSFMMLLKYLGKKLTIQISLFIMATIFIMSQLIGIFNI